The genomic region CGAACAGTTTCTTCTCCAATTCTGAGCTGGCTGCGACCGGACTACCCAATGAAGCTGAACTCGCTCTGCTTGAACCCTTTCGTGAAGACCTGCCGCAAGAAATATTCACTAAAGTCTACCGCTCACCGGAAACCGACGGCAGTGGCAACAATCGAAAAAACATCCGCAAAGCAATCAGCTTGTTAAAGAGCGCCGGTTGGACCTTTAAAGGCACTGAACTGGTGAACGGCGAAACCGGCAAACCCTTCAAATTCGAAATCCTGCTGTACAGTAAGGATTTTGAACGAATAGTCCTGCCCTATATTAAAAATCTGAAACGACTGGGCATTGAAGCCAGCGCCCGCATTGTCGATACCACAAATTACATACGCATCGTCAGAGAATTTGATTTTGATATGATTATCGGCGGCTTCGCTCAGTCTAACTCTCCGGGCAATGAACAAAGGGACTATTGGTTTTCTAAATTTGCAGACCACAAAGGCAGTCGGAACCTGATCGGCATCAGAGACCCGGTCATTGATCATCTGATTGACAAGATCATCAACGCCCAGACTCGTGAAGAACTGGTGGCAGCGTGCCGCGCAATGGACCGGGTACTGCTTTGGGGACATTATGTCATACCCCAGTGGCACATCGATAAACACCGGATTGCCTATTGGAACAAGTTTGAGCAGCCTAAGGAACCACCGCTCTACGGCGATGTTGGATTCTTCACCTGGTGGCTTAAATCCGGAGCCTCTGATGAAACTCATTCCGACGCTGCTGATACCGATCCGGCAACAGACAACAAGCCCAGCGACCCTAAAGAGTAACTACTAGTCTATGTTTGCTTATATCATCCGACGGCTGTTTCTGATCATTCCGACCTTATTCGGTATTCTGACTCTGAATTTCATTATCATTCAGGCAGCACCGGGTGGCCCGGTCGAACAAATGATTGCTCAAATAGAAGGCCTTGATGGTAGCGCGGCGTCCCGCATTGGCGGAGGTGCTCAGGCAGAGGTGCGCAGCAGCGGATCCAGTTACCGGGGCAGCCAGGGCCTGGATCCGGAACTTATTAAAAAAATTGAAAAGATGTACGGCTTTGATAAACCCGCCTGGGAACGCTTCGTCATAATGGTGAAAGACTACTTCAGCTTTAATTTCGGTAACAGTTTCTTTCGGGATAAGAGCGTTGTAGATCTGATTCTAGAAAAGCTTCCGGTTTCGGTGTCACTGGGCCTGTGGTCAACCATACTGGTGTATTTAATTTCTATCCCACTCGGTATACGCAAAGCGGTAAAACATGGCACACCTTTCGATATCTGGTCCAGCTCCATTGTTATTATTGGCAATGCTATCCCCTCCTTCCTATTTGCCATTTTTCTGATTATTGTTTTTGCCGGGGGCAGCAATCTCAACTGGTTCCCCCTGAGAGGACTTACTTCACCTAATTTTGACGATCTCACGCTGGGTCAGCAGATCCTCGATTATTTTTGGCACTTAACACTCCCGATTACGGCACTGGTAATCGGTGGGTTTGCAACGCTGACAATGCTGACCAAAAATTCGTTTCTCGATGAAATTGGAAAGCAGTATGTCGTGACAGCCCGAGCGAAAGGTCTCAAGGAAAACCAAGTGCTGTATGGTCACGTTTTTAGGAACGCAATGTTGATTATCATTGCCGGAATCCCCGCGGCTTTAGTTTCGATCTTTTTTACCGGGGCTTTTTTAATTGAAATCATATTTTCATTAGACGGGCTTGGGCTACTCGGGTTTGAATCGATCCTTTCCCGCGATTACCCTGTGATCTTCGGCACACTCTTCATATTCACTTTGATCTCCCTTTTAGTGAACTTAATCAGCGATGTGACCTACACGTTAGTCGATCCGCGCATAGATTTCGAGTCGAGGTCCTGACACAGTGCCCTTATTAAATTTGACACCGATCAACCAACGGCGATTTGAACGCTTCAAGGCCAACAAGCGTGGCTGGTATTCTCTATGGATATTCATGCTGTTGTTTATCCTCAGTTTGTTCGCCGAATTACTGGCAAACGACAACCCCTTGCTGATTAATTTTGACGGCGAATATTACTACCCTTTCATGAAAACCTACTCCGAACAGGAGTTCGGCGGGGAGCTACCCACAGAAGCGGATTACCGCGATGAATATGTGGTGGAACTGATTAACGACAACGGATGGATCCTCTACCCTCCCGTTAAATTCAGTTACGACACGATTAACTATGATCTCACCACACCGGCGCCATCAGCACCCGATTCAGTCAACTTGCTGGGCACCGACGATCAGGGACGGGACGTATTAGCGAGAGTAATTTACGGATTTCGCATATCCGTATTATTTGGTCTGGCGCTGACATTAATCAGCTCGGTAATCGGAATCTTTGTAGGGGCAATACAGGGATATTACGGGGGCAAACTCGATCTGTTCGGACAGCGATTTATCGAGATTTGGTCTTCTTTACCGATTCTATTTCTTCTAATCATTCTTTCCAGCATCATACGCCCGAATTTCTGGTGGTTGCTGGGTATTATGCTTTTGTTTAGCTGGATGTCATTGGTGCCGGTGATACGCGCTGAATTTCTTCGTGGCCGCAACCTGGAATACGTCAAAGCGGCGAAAGCATTAGGTTTAGGTGATCAGGGCATTATGTTTAAACACATTCTGCCGAACGCGATGGTGGCAACCATTACTTTCATGCCTTTCATACTAACCGGAGCCATTACCACGCTAACCGCACTGGATTTTCTGGGCTTCGGGTTGCCGCCTGGTTCCCCTTCCCTTGGCGAACTGGTATCACAAGGCAAATCGAATTTGCAGGCACCCTGGCTGGGTGCGTCTGCGTTTTTTATTTTGAGCATCATGCTTACCCTGTTGGTGTTCGTGGGTGAAGCGTTTCGCGATGCATACGACCCCAGAGCGCATTAACGTGAGGTTTCAGATTGACTAAAGAGACGGTTCTAACAATTGAAAACCTTTCTGTCTCGTTTAAACAGGGGGGCAAGGTCACCGATGCGGTGAACAATGTAAGCTTTTCACTGTTGAAGGGTGAGACATTCGCGTTGGTCGGAGAAAGCGGTTCAGGCAAATCCGTGACAGCACAAGCAATAATGAAGCTGTTACCCGGCTCCATTACGGAATACAAAGCCGGAAGCATCACATTCGAAGCGGAAGATTTACTGCAAAAAAGTGAAGCTCAAATGCGGAAAGTTCGGGGTGGACAGATCGGCATGGTGTTTCAGGAACCACTGACGGCGCTCAACCCTCTGCATACGATAAGAAAGCAAATTGGCGAAACACTGAAAATACACTGCGGTTTGAGTGGTATAAA from Ketobacter sp. MCCC 1A13808 harbors:
- a CDS encoding microcin C ABC transporter permease YejB, which translates into the protein MFAYIIRRLFLIIPTLFGILTLNFIIIQAAPGGPVEQMIAQIEGLDGSAASRIGGGAQAEVRSSGSSYRGSQGLDPELIKKIEKMYGFDKPAWERFVIMVKDYFSFNFGNSFFRDKSVVDLILEKLPVSVSLGLWSTILVYLISIPLGIRKAVKHGTPFDIWSSSIVIIGNAIPSFLFAIFLIIVFAGGSNLNWFPLRGLTSPNFDDLTLGQQILDYFWHLTLPITALVIGGFATLTMLTKNSFLDEIGKQYVVTARAKGLKENQVLYGHVFRNAMLIIIAGIPAALVSIFFTGAFLIEIIFSLDGLGLLGFESILSRDYPVIFGTLFIFTLISLLVNLISDVTYTLVDPRIDFESRS
- a CDS encoding ABC transporter permease, which translates into the protein MPLLNLTPINQRRFERFKANKRGWYSLWIFMLLFILSLFAELLANDNPLLINFDGEYYYPFMKTYSEQEFGGELPTEADYRDEYVVELINDNGWILYPPVKFSYDTINYDLTTPAPSAPDSVNLLGTDDQGRDVLARVIYGFRISVLFGLALTLISSVIGIFVGAIQGYYGGKLDLFGQRFIEIWSSLPILFLLIILSSIIRPNFWWLLGIMLLFSWMSLVPVIRAEFLRGRNLEYVKAAKALGLGDQGIMFKHILPNAMVATITFMPFILTGAITTLTALDFLGFGLPPGSPSLGELVSQGKSNLQAPWLGASAFFILSIMLTLLVFVGEAFRDAYDPRAH